A genomic segment from Pseudoxanthomonas sp. CF385 encodes:
- a CDS encoding TonB-dependent receptor produces the protein MRRILVLSIALALQAATATVAAQSAKPATDAIPSQSLDSALNALSRQTGLQFVYHAQAGNPRTRAIPAGLSSDQALAQLLDGTGLRYRYLNAGTVTIEPDTAHPPATPAPAPAPATPATAPTAAAEAPQAQAQELESIEVVGSYSRSLEQAVDIKRYTVGFSDSIVATDVADFPEQNLAEALQRMPGVTIERNKGMGSKVNVRGLPSEYTHVSINDLATASGSGGRDVEFDLFASEIIQQVTVQKSPTAADEEGGIAGSVKISTARPFDYTGRKLVASAEGAHNSISEETDPKFALLASDTWGDWGALVSFSHAERTNRTDSTSGINFRPMSRFLGVSGTRGSQAEAVIERDTGWVINNRANTAESNLIVFQDKVGDRVYLNDQEKWGATASLQYKPSNTFSLTFDAMLGGYDTTEDEYDAAAYSASSRSTLETIHEYDDTTLSEYGMLVLRDVSYTATQHEFLSKERINETDYAQYSLALDWKNDVWAVDAMAGYSGAEKTLDYSNLKHVAYAPSRTRWTGRSGETIPSTSSAGFDMYASPSRYLFEAYETTLEKISDDKYAAQVNVTRTLDLPFLPALHNIQFGGRYTDKSKERNYGELKITGPGPGDTSWVNTRTLADSPLEWIGDIVPGGAYTVKDIDWQQVSNDFARGYFRYPGFRTPFDDAQYYRVDEEVTSLYAMANLGFNLGRVPVTVNAGARYVDTQVVSFGYHPVQNPDGSTGYTDTPVSKDGGYTDVLPSLNLTAELADGLLLRAAASETLIRPALTDVAYKRTASWSSFRFTDGNPDLKPTYAKQWEVGLEKYLSNGGLLAASYFRKRIDGVVVNALTGVVEDVAVYNANGTLNGYYDFDVYQPVNAKGSYDVDGIELIANLPLRTFHEALDGFGINANFTMLDSSLAGESDLGIRTPMPGLAEQTWNFTAYYENARFDARVSYNHKDEYVESIGYNMYPIWRDAYGQLDVSIGYRISDHLKLSLKGINLTDEATSGYTMDPSFPTMYEKSGRRISLGLRADF, from the coding sequence ATGCGCCGAATCCTCGTCCTTTCCATCGCGCTTGCCCTGCAGGCCGCGACCGCCACCGTCGCCGCGCAATCGGCGAAACCCGCGACCGACGCCATTCCCTCGCAGTCGCTCGACAGCGCGCTCAACGCACTGTCGCGCCAGACCGGCCTGCAGTTCGTCTACCACGCACAGGCCGGCAATCCGCGCACGCGCGCCATTCCGGCGGGCCTCTCCTCCGACCAGGCGCTCGCGCAACTGCTCGACGGCACCGGCCTGCGCTACCGCTACCTCAATGCCGGCACCGTGACGATCGAACCCGACACGGCCCACCCGCCGGCGACGCCCGCACCGGCGCCCGCCCCCGCGACGCCGGCCACCGCGCCGACCGCCGCGGCCGAAGCGCCGCAGGCGCAGGCGCAGGAGCTGGAGAGCATCGAGGTGGTCGGCAGCTACAGCCGCAGCCTGGAACAGGCCGTCGACATCAAGCGCTACACCGTGGGCTTCTCCGACTCCATCGTCGCCACCGACGTGGCCGACTTTCCCGAGCAGAACCTGGCCGAAGCGCTGCAGCGCATGCCGGGCGTGACCATCGAGCGCAACAAGGGCATGGGCAGCAAGGTCAACGTGCGCGGCCTGCCCTCCGAGTACACCCACGTGTCGATCAACGACCTGGCCACCGCCTCCGGCAGCGGCGGCCGCGACGTGGAGTTCGACCTGTTCGCCTCGGAGATCATCCAGCAGGTGACCGTGCAGAAATCGCCGACGGCGGCCGACGAAGAAGGCGGCATCGCCGGTTCGGTGAAGATCTCCACCGCGCGTCCGTTCGACTACACCGGCCGCAAGCTGGTGGCTTCGGCCGAGGGCGCGCACAACTCGATCTCCGAAGAGACCGACCCGAAGTTCGCCCTCCTCGCCAGCGACACCTGGGGCGACTGGGGCGCGCTGGTGTCGTTCTCGCACGCCGAGCGCACCAACCGCACCGATTCCACCTCCGGCATCAACTTCCGCCCGATGTCGCGCTTCCTCGGCGTCTCCGGCACGCGCGGCTCGCAGGCCGAGGCGGTGATCGAACGCGACACCGGCTGGGTGATCAACAACCGCGCCAACACCGCCGAGAGCAACCTGATCGTGTTCCAGGACAAGGTGGGCGACCGCGTCTACCTCAACGACCAGGAGAAGTGGGGCGCCACCGCCTCGCTGCAGTACAAGCCCAGCAATACCTTCAGCCTGACCTTCGACGCGATGCTCGGCGGCTACGACACCACCGAGGACGAGTACGACGCCGCGGCCTACTCGGCCTCCAGCCGCAGCACGCTGGAAACGATCCACGAATACGACGACACTACCCTGTCCGAGTACGGCATGCTGGTGCTGCGCGATGTCTCCTACACCGCCACCCAGCACGAGTTCCTCAGCAAGGAACGCATCAACGAGACCGACTACGCGCAATACAGCCTGGCCCTGGACTGGAAGAACGATGTCTGGGCGGTGGATGCGATGGCCGGCTACTCCGGCGCCGAGAAGACCCTGGACTATTCCAACCTGAAGCACGTGGCCTACGCGCCCTCGCGCACGCGCTGGACCGGCCGCAGCGGCGAGACGATTCCCAGCACCAGTTCCGCCGGCTTCGACATGTACGCCTCGCCGTCGCGCTACCTGTTCGAAGCGTACGAGACCACGCTGGAGAAGATCAGCGACGACAAGTACGCCGCGCAGGTCAACGTGACCCGCACCCTGGACCTGCCCTTCCTGCCGGCGCTGCACAACATCCAGTTCGGCGGCCGCTACACCGACAAGTCCAAGGAACGGAACTACGGCGAGCTCAAGATCACCGGGCCCGGGCCAGGCGACACCTCCTGGGTCAACACGCGCACGCTGGCCGACAGCCCGCTGGAATGGATCGGCGACATCGTCCCCGGCGGCGCCTACACGGTGAAGGACATCGACTGGCAGCAGGTCTCCAACGACTTCGCCCGCGGCTACTTCCGCTATCCCGGCTTCCGCACCCCGTTCGACGACGCGCAGTACTACCGCGTGGATGAAGAAGTCACCAGCCTGTACGCGATGGCCAACCTCGGCTTCAACCTCGGCCGCGTACCGGTGACGGTGAACGCCGGCGCCCGCTACGTCGATACGCAGGTGGTGTCGTTCGGCTATCACCCGGTGCAGAACCCCGACGGCTCCACCGGCTACACTGACACGCCGGTGTCCAAGGACGGCGGCTACACCGATGTGCTGCCCAGCCTGAACCTCACCGCCGAACTCGCCGACGGCCTGTTGTTGCGTGCCGCCGCCTCCGAGACGCTGATCCGTCCGGCGCTCACCGACGTGGCCTACAAGCGCACCGCCAGCTGGAGCTCGTTCCGCTTCACCGACGGCAACCCGGACCTGAAGCCCACCTACGCCAAACAGTGGGAAGTCGGCCTGGAGAAATACCTGTCCAACGGCGGCCTGCTGGCGGCGTCGTACTTCCGCAAGCGCATCGATGGCGTGGTGGTGAACGCGCTCACCGGCGTGGTCGAGGATGTGGCCGTCTACAACGCCAACGGCACGCTCAACGGCTACTACGACTTCGACGTCTACCAGCCGGTGAACGCGAAGGGTTCGTACGACGTGGACGGCATCGAACTGATCGCCAACCTGCCGCTGCGCACCTTCCACGAGGCGCTGGACGGCTTCGGCATCAACGCCAATTTCACGATGCTGGACAGCTCGCTGGCCGGTGAGTCCGACCTGGGCATCCGCACGCCGATGCCGGGCCTGGCCGAGCAGACCTGGAACTTCACCGCGTACTACGAGAACGCGCGCTTCGACGCCCGCGTGTCGTACAACCACAAGGACGAGTACGTGGAGTCGATCGGCTACAACATGTATCCGATCTGGCGCGATGCCTATGGCCAGCTCGACGTGTCGATCGGCTACCGCATCAGCGACCACCTCAAGCTCAGCCTGAAGGGCATCAACCTGACGGACGAGGCGACCAGCGGCTACACGATGGATCCGTCGTTCCCGACCATGTACGAGAAGTCGGGCCGCCGCATCAGCCTGGGCCTGCGCGCCGACTTCTGA
- a CDS encoding helix-turn-helix domain-containing protein, whose amino-acid sequence MDSLIAAAGRALTSGDVLGALKHVGWRDDPAALALRGIAMAQLGDYPRARDLLRRAARGFGPKEPLARARCVVAEAEVALALRDFGTAPQRLDEAARALAVRGDRANARHAQLIALRRHLLLGRLDAARAAVDALDLEGAPAAHHALAGLAAAELAMRSLRTREARLALQRAQAAAAQARIPALTAEIAQLESLLQRPAARILHAGHEQPVTLDEVEALLASGALVVDAVRHAVRDATGVASLARRPVLFALLRALALGWPGDVERTALIARVFRTRDPDETHRARLRVEIGRLRRLLSPFAEVSATAQGFRLSPHGQRGVVVLAPPVEGEQGALRGLLADGMAWSTSALALATGDSQRSVQRALALMEAAGQVRAIGRARAQRWVAPPLAEFTTILLLPAAPSPA is encoded by the coding sequence ATGGATTCCCTGATCGCCGCCGCCGGCCGGGCCCTGACGTCCGGCGATGTCCTGGGCGCACTCAAGCACGTCGGCTGGCGCGACGATCCCGCGGCGTTGGCCTTGCGCGGCATCGCCATGGCGCAGCTCGGCGACTATCCGCGCGCGCGCGATCTGCTGCGTCGCGCCGCGCGCGGTTTCGGCCCGAAGGAACCGCTCGCCCGCGCACGCTGCGTGGTCGCCGAAGCGGAGGTCGCGCTCGCCCTGCGCGATTTCGGCACCGCGCCGCAGCGCCTGGACGAAGCCGCGCGGGCACTGGCCGTGCGTGGCGATCGTGCCAACGCGCGGCATGCGCAGCTCATCGCCCTGCGCCGGCATCTGCTGCTGGGCCGCCTGGACGCCGCGCGCGCCGCGGTGGATGCGCTGGATCTCGAAGGCGCGCCCGCCGCGCACCATGCCTTGGCCGGGCTCGCGGCGGCGGAGCTGGCGATGCGCTCGCTGCGCACGCGTGAGGCGCGCCTGGCGCTGCAACGCGCGCAGGCCGCCGCGGCGCAGGCCCGCATTCCGGCGCTGACGGCCGAGATCGCACAGCTCGAATCCCTGCTGCAGCGCCCTGCCGCGCGCATCCTGCATGCCGGTCACGAACAGCCGGTCACGCTGGACGAGGTGGAAGCCCTGCTTGCCTCCGGCGCGCTGGTCGTCGACGCCGTGCGCCATGCGGTGCGCGATGCCACCGGCGTGGCGTCGCTCGCGCGACGGCCGGTGCTGTTCGCACTGCTGCGGGCGCTCGCCCTCGGCTGGCCGGGCGATGTCGAGCGCACGGCGCTGATCGCGCGCGTCTTCCGCACGCGCGATCCGGACGAGACGCACCGCGCCCGACTGCGCGTGGAAATCGGCCGGCTGCGGCGCCTGTTGTCCCCCTTCGCCGAGGTCAGCGCCACCGCGCAGGGGTTCCGGCTGTCGCCGCATGGCCAGCGCGGCGTCGTGGTGCTGGCGCCACCCGTCGAAGGCGAACAAGGCGCATTGCGCGGCTTGCTGGCCGACGGCATGGCGTGGTCCACCTCCGCGCTTGCGCTGGCCACCGGCGACAGCCAGCGCTCGGTGCAGCGCGCACTCGCGCTCATGGAAGCCGCCGGCCAGGTCCGCGCGATCGGCCGCGCCCGCGCGCAGCGCTGGGTCGCGCCGCCGCTGGCGGAATTCACGACGATCTTGTTACTCCCCGCCGCGCCTTCGCCTGCGTAG
- a CDS encoding thioredoxin family protein, producing the protein MNMLAHDAPALVSHDAWRTARLALLTREKELTRLHDAIARERRALPWVPVETPYTFDTPQGTRTLAELFDGRRQLMVQHFMFAPGWEQGCKSCSFMADHHAGALTHLAQRDLTLIAVSRAPLADIEAFRRRMGWTFPWVSSQGTSFNHDFGVNFTQEEMSRGAVDYNYVRQPFPHEEAPGISVFVRDDAGQVFHTYSRYGRGVETMMHTYALLDLTPRGRDEDEEDYPMAWVRHHDRYDTSPVATPGGCCATKP; encoded by the coding sequence ATGAACATGCTTGCCCATGACGCACCCGCCCTCGTGTCCCACGACGCGTGGCGCACGGCCCGCCTCGCCCTGCTCACGCGCGAGAAGGAACTCACCCGCCTGCACGATGCGATCGCACGCGAGCGCCGCGCCCTGCCCTGGGTGCCGGTCGAGACGCCGTACACCTTCGACACACCGCAAGGCACGCGCACGCTGGCAGAGCTGTTCGACGGCCGTCGCCAGTTGATGGTCCAGCACTTCATGTTCGCGCCCGGGTGGGAACAGGGCTGCAAGAGCTGCTCCTTCATGGCCGACCACCATGCCGGCGCGCTCACCCACCTCGCCCAGCGCGACCTCACCCTGATCGCCGTGTCGCGCGCACCGCTGGCGGATATCGAGGCGTTCCGCCGCCGCATGGGCTGGACCTTCCCGTGGGTGTCCTCGCAGGGCACCTCGTTCAACCACGACTTCGGCGTCAACTTCACCCAGGAGGAGATGTCGCGCGGCGCAGTGGACTACAACTACGTGCGCCAGCCGTTCCCGCACGAGGAAGCGCCCGGCATCAGCGTGTTCGTGCGCGACGACGCCGGCCAGGTCTTCCATACCTACTCGCGCTACGGCCGTGGCGTCGAAACGATGATGCATACCTACGCGCTGCTGGACCTCACCCCGCGCGGCCGCGACGAAGACGAAGAGGACTACCCGATGGCGTGGGTGCGCCACCACGACCGCTACGACACCTCGCCGGTCGCCACGCCGGGCGGCTGTTGCGCGACCAAGCCCTGA
- a CDS encoding PQQ-binding-like beta-propeller repeat protein translates to MNDTPHHGTAVSTAEIAREYGPFETSSGIAGVTHDGTHVWAATGERLIAIDPDSGDIARSLPRPADAGTAFDGTHLYQLAEARIDKIDPATGAVVASIPAPGQGGDSGMAWADGSLWVGQYRERRIVQIDPATGAVLRTIESDRFVTGVSWVDGELWHGTWEGDDCDLRHIDPQDGRVLERLDMPAGIHVSGLESDGAGLFYCGGGRSGLVRAVRRPARTG, encoded by the coding sequence ATGAACGACACCCCGCACCACGGCACCGCCGTCAGCACCGCCGAGATCGCCCGCGAATACGGCCCGTTCGAGACCAGCAGCGGCATCGCGGGCGTGACTCACGACGGCACCCACGTCTGGGCCGCCACCGGCGAGCGGCTGATCGCGATCGACCCGGACAGCGGCGACATCGCCCGCAGCCTGCCGCGTCCGGCCGACGCCGGCACCGCGTTCGACGGCACCCATCTTTACCAGCTTGCGGAGGCGCGCATCGACAAGATCGATCCCGCCACCGGCGCCGTGGTCGCTTCGATTCCCGCGCCCGGCCAAGGCGGCGATTCGGGCATGGCCTGGGCCGACGGCAGCCTGTGGGTCGGCCAGTACCGCGAACGCCGCATCGTGCAGATCGATCCCGCCACGGGCGCGGTGTTGCGCACGATCGAATCCGACCGTTTCGTCACCGGCGTCAGCTGGGTCGACGGCGAACTCTGGCACGGCACCTGGGAAGGCGACGACTGCGATCTTCGCCACATCGATCCGCAGGACGGCCGTGTGCTGGAACGCCTGGACATGCCGGCCGGCATCCACGTCAGCGGTCTCGAATCCGACGGCGCCGGCCTCTTCTACTGCGGCGGTGGCCGCAGCGGCCTGGTCCGCGCCGTGCGCCGTCCCGCGCGCACCGGCTGA
- a CDS encoding sigma-70 family RNA polymerase sigma factor, whose protein sequence is MAEHAIRALTRVFTDQAPALRGFFARRGANDEAEDLVQETYLRLLRAHQGQGEQIVNPEAYLFTVALNLAREQAARRQRTPVPMEDVEQIAALVTHAEGVEDATERAQRRQHMQALLASLPARTRAVLVMQYRDGLTYRQIGERLGVSPHMVKKHVVRGLAVCRRAMGAA, encoded by the coding sequence TTGGCCGAACACGCGATCCGCGCGCTCACGCGCGTGTTCACCGACCAGGCGCCCGCGCTGCGTGGCTTCTTCGCCCGCCGCGGCGCCAACGACGAAGCCGAAGACCTCGTCCAGGAAACCTACCTGCGCCTGCTGCGCGCGCACCAGGGCCAGGGCGAGCAGATCGTCAATCCCGAGGCCTACCTCTTCACCGTCGCGCTGAACCTCGCCCGCGAACAGGCCGCGCGCCGGCAACGGACGCCCGTCCCGATGGAAGACGTCGAACAGATCGCCGCCCTGGTCACCCATGCGGAAGGCGTGGAAGACGCCACCGAGCGCGCGCAGCGCCGCCAGCACATGCAGGCCCTGCTCGCCAGCCTGCCGGCCCGCACGCGCGCTGTGCTGGTCATGCAGTACCGCGACGGCCTGACCTACCGCCAGATCGGCGAACGCCTGGGCGTGTCGCCGCACATGGTGAAGAAGCACGTGGTCCGCGGCCTGGCCGTATGCCGTCGTGCGATGGGAGCGGCGTGA
- a CDS encoding LysR family transcriptional regulator — protein sequence MNRLDAMQAFVRVAEMASFTRAADSLGLPKASVSTAVQQLEAWLGTQLLHRTTRRVQLTQDGQAFYERCQDLLADMDEVQHLFARSPQALRGRLRVDMPARFARHFVLPHLPAFLHDHPQLALELSCTDRRVDVVREGFDCVLRVGTLADTSLIARPLGQLRVVTCASPGYLERHGVPQSPEDLHTHRLIHYASQFGGKPDGWEYWDGARYASVPMEGALTVNSSDAYEAACIAGLGLIQAPVAGLRTLVEQGLLVEVLPQYAAEPMPVTLLYAHRRHLPQRVQAFMAWLTETTRPYLDA from the coding sequence ATGAACCGCCTCGACGCCATGCAGGCCTTCGTCCGGGTGGCCGAGATGGCCAGCTTCACCCGCGCCGCCGACAGCCTGGGCCTGCCCAAGGCCAGCGTCTCCACCGCCGTGCAGCAGCTGGAAGCCTGGCTGGGCACGCAGCTGTTGCACCGGACCACGCGGCGCGTTCAGCTGACCCAGGACGGCCAGGCCTTCTACGAGCGCTGCCAGGATCTGCTGGCGGACATGGACGAGGTGCAGCACCTGTTCGCGCGCTCGCCGCAGGCATTGCGCGGACGCCTGCGCGTGGACATGCCGGCGCGCTTCGCACGGCACTTCGTGCTGCCGCACCTGCCGGCGTTCCTGCACGACCATCCGCAACTGGCGCTGGAACTGAGCTGCACCGATCGTCGCGTGGACGTGGTGCGCGAGGGCTTCGACTGCGTGCTGCGCGTGGGTACGCTGGCCGACACCAGCCTGATCGCGCGGCCGCTCGGCCAGTTGCGCGTGGTGACCTGCGCCAGCCCCGGCTACCTGGAGCGGCACGGCGTGCCGCAGTCGCCGGAGGATCTGCACACGCATCGGCTGATCCACTACGCCAGCCAGTTCGGCGGCAAACCCGATGGCTGGGAATACTGGGACGGCGCGCGCTACGCGAGCGTGCCGATGGAAGGCGCGCTGACGGTGAACAGCTCCGACGCCTACGAAGCGGCCTGCATCGCCGGACTGGGGCTGATCCAGGCGCCGGTCGCCGGCCTGCGCACGCTGGTGGAGCAGGGGTTACTCGTGGAAGTGCTGCCGCAATACGCGGCCGAGCCGATGCCGGTGACGCTGCTGTACGCCCACCGCCGCCACTTGCCGCAGCGCGTGCAGGCCTTCATGGCGTGGCTGACGGAGACGACGCGTCCTTATTTGGATGCGTGA
- a CDS encoding SDR family oxidoreductase: MTTTPSSPLTLITGGSRGLGRNMALAVARQGHDVLITYRSQQAEAAAVVAEIEALGQRAAALPLDVGQSDTFDIFAEGVRAQLAVWNRDRFDHLVNNAGMGVHAGFAETTRAQFDALVDVHLKGPFFLTQALLPLIADGGRIINISSGLARFALPGYAAYAAMKGAMEVLTRYQAKELGARGIAVNIVAPGAIETDFGGGAVRDNAQLNAFVASQTALGRVGVPDDIGGVIASLLSPANRWVNAQRIEASGGMFL, from the coding sequence ATGACCACGACCCCTTCCTCCCCCCTCACCCTGATCACCGGCGGCAGCCGCGGCCTGGGCCGCAACATGGCGCTGGCCGTCGCCCGCCAGGGCCACGACGTGCTGATCACCTACCGCAGCCAGCAGGCCGAAGCCGCGGCCGTCGTCGCCGAGATCGAAGCCCTCGGCCAGCGCGCCGCGGCACTGCCGCTGGATGTCGGCCAGAGCGACACCTTCGATATCTTCGCCGAGGGCGTGCGTGCGCAACTTGCCGTCTGGAACCGCGACCGCTTCGATCACCTCGTCAACAACGCCGGCATGGGCGTGCATGCGGGTTTCGCGGAAACGACGCGTGCGCAGTTCGATGCGCTGGTCGACGTGCACCTCAAGGGACCGTTCTTCCTGACCCAGGCCTTGTTGCCGCTGATCGCCGATGGCGGCCGCATCATCAACATCTCCTCGGGCCTGGCCCGCTTCGCCCTGCCCGGCTACGCCGCCTATGCGGCGATGAAGGGCGCGATGGAAGTGCTGACGCGCTACCAGGCCAAGGAACTGGGCGCGCGCGGCATCGCGGTCAATATCGTCGCGCCCGGCGCGATCGAAACCGACTTCGGCGGCGGCGCCGTGCGCGACAACGCGCAGCTCAACGCCTTCGTCGCCTCGCAGACCGCACTCGGCCGCGTGGGCGTGCCCGATGACATCGGCGGCGTGATCGCCTCACTGCTCTCGCCGGCCAACCGCTGGGTCAACGCGCAGCGCATCGAAGCGTCGGGCGGGATGTTCCTGTAA
- a CDS encoding VOC family protein, producing the protein METNELHRGRLIDHIQLVVRDLEASRTFYAAVFDVLGIPMAGEGGNYFWADELFVSTADSEAAQGELTGRHHLAFQAQDRAMVDRFHEVALAHGGKDNGAPGLRDYHPGYYGAFVIDPDGNNIEAVYHGEAKRSAPSVKVEF; encoded by the coding sequence ATGGAAACGAATGAACTGCATCGCGGTCGCCTGATCGACCACATCCAACTGGTCGTGCGCGACCTGGAGGCCAGCCGCACGTTCTATGCGGCGGTGTTCGACGTGCTCGGTATCCCGATGGCGGGCGAGGGTGGGAATTATTTCTGGGCCGACGAGCTCTTCGTCTCCACTGCCGACAGCGAAGCGGCACAGGGTGAACTCACCGGCCGCCACCACCTCGCGTTCCAGGCCCAGGACCGCGCGATGGTGGACCGCTTCCACGAAGTCGCCCTCGCGCACGGCGGCAAGGACAACGGCGCACCGGGCCTGCGCGATTACCACCCCGGCTACTACGGCGCGTTCGTGATCGACCCGGACGGCAACAACATCGAAGCCGTCTACCACGGCGAAGCCAAGCGCAGTGCGCCGTCGGTGAAGGTGGAGTTCTAG
- a CDS encoding FecR domain-containing protein, with protein sequence MGTSLFPPGAAATATREAAYWHVMQREGALSPADQQRFMDWLVASPVHLREYLAIASVAAEIGDAVRALPADAADPEDRGNVVALPLRPARAPVARTTPRRLPRVAAAAAVLLGIGVAVHAALPSTRHYVALQGAPRMVTLEDGTVMHLNAESEVTATVGLLRRRVDLAQGQASFVVAEDRRPFSVHAAGLEVRDIGTTFDVSLQRDQARFGVAEGRIHVVDRAGKGRLLADLAAGQSARVAYADHQVSVVQEDVEAMTAWWQRRVVFRDEPLRDIADRFNRMNAVRLRVDDSEAGALRLTGNLRADDVASLRAFLDEQPALAISADAHEIRVRSRHAPVHGPW encoded by the coding sequence ATGGGTACGTCCCTGTTCCCGCCCGGTGCGGCCGCGACCGCCACCCGCGAAGCCGCCTACTGGCACGTGATGCAGCGCGAAGGCGCGCTGAGCCCCGCCGACCAGCAGCGTTTCATGGACTGGCTGGTGGCCTCGCCCGTGCACCTGCGCGAATACCTGGCCATCGCCAGCGTCGCCGCCGAGATCGGCGATGCCGTGCGCGCGTTGCCAGCGGATGCGGCCGACCCGGAAGACCGCGGCAACGTGGTGGCGCTCCCCCTGCGGCCCGCGCGCGCACCGGTGGCACGCACGACGCCCCGCCGCCTGCCGCGCGTCGCCGCCGCCGCGGCGGTGCTGCTGGGCATCGGCGTGGCCGTGCACGCGGCACTGCCCAGCACGCGCCACTACGTCGCCCTGCAGGGCGCACCGCGCATGGTCACGCTGGAAGACGGCACGGTGATGCACCTCAATGCCGAGAGCGAAGTCACCGCGACGGTCGGCCTGCTGCGCCGGCGCGTGGACCTGGCGCAAGGCCAGGCGAGTTTCGTCGTCGCCGAGGATCGCCGTCCTTTCAGCGTGCACGCCGCGGGTCTGGAGGTGCGCGACATCGGCACCACCTTCGACGTGTCGTTGCAACGCGACCAGGCCCGCTTCGGCGTCGCCGAAGGGCGCATCCACGTGGTCGACCGCGCGGGCAAGGGTCGCCTGCTCGCCGACCTGGCGGCCGGACAGTCCGCGCGCGTGGCCTACGCCGACCACCAGGTGAGTGTCGTGCAGGAAGATGTCGAGGCCATGACGGCCTGGTGGCAGCGGCGCGTCGTGTTCCGCGACGAACCGCTGCGCGACATCGCCGACCGCTTCAACCGCATGAACGCCGTGCGGCTGCGCGTGGACGACAGCGAAGCCGGCGCGTTGCGCCTGACCGGCAACCTGCGCGCGGACGACGTGGCCTCGCTGCGCGCCTTCCTCGACGAACAGCCTGCGCTCGCCATCAGCGCCGACGCGCACGAGATCCGCGTGCGTTCGCGCCACGCGCCGGTGCACGGCCCGTGGTGA
- a CDS encoding hemerythrin domain-containing protein, whose protein sequence is MPESIYDALHESHEAQRSLCRRLLRSKPGTRERLDLFTALRIELAAHAAAEERFLYVPILMDDRGLNSSRHALHEHHEIDELVEDIQALDPRHVAWLKKARELSEKVHHHLREEEKKFFQVSGRILGATKKAQLARQYRRDYARMRKELEAE, encoded by the coding sequence ATGCCCGAGTCCATCTACGACGCCCTGCACGAAAGCCACGAAGCCCAGCGTTCGCTGTGCCGCCGCCTGCTGCGCTCCAAGCCCGGCACGCGCGAGCGCCTGGATCTGTTCACCGCCCTGCGCATCGAACTGGCCGCGCACGCCGCCGCCGAGGAGCGTTTCCTCTACGTGCCCATCCTGATGGACGACCGCGGCCTGAATTCTTCGCGCCACGCCCTGCACGAACACCACGAGATCGACGAACTGGTCGAAGACATCCAGGCCCTCGACCCGCGGCACGTCGCCTGGCTGAAGAAGGCGCGCGAACTGTCGGAGAAGGTGCACCACCATCTGCGCGAGGAAGAGAAGAAGTTCTTCCAGGTCTCCGGCCGCATCCTCGGCGCGACCAAGAAAGCGCAGCTCGCCCGCCAGTACCGCCGCGACTACGCGCGCATGCGCAAGGAACTGGAAGCGGAATAG